Proteins found in one Elusimicrobiota bacterium genomic segment:
- a CDS encoding LysM peptidoglycan-binding domain-containing protein has translation MNMYNAIKQLRNSVERIANRLAVGLLSTIHYPLSAIRCLLFATSYFLLAVCYSLLPTPYTLHPTPCLYADFELVGRGVGTARAFALNNAFTAIADDTNAIFYNPAGLVQNPTGRFSCGYRKLFWNLTDDSNLTDGTLGITHPLDKNSALGIGWYSFSLQNSYSENVWAVSYGTNLTQWLALFSENNPFSVGLTAKLLSKKYGNDIYTATDSLFLENNYSKLGFSCDLGLLYILEDNYSFGLVVIDMNQPDMNLNDKKMNIPAKYKLGFAYRTILLNFTTEIVSKKGEITSNTGIEKYLFDKHLTARVGIGVGSREYRAVSVGAGYQTSIVQIDYAFVYPLAGITDTLGTHSISISLPFWFATAKETQKKMGTEEMGTEEIKVEHKKLTTYTVQAGDTLPRIAAKPEIYGNPVLWRKIYEANKDKISPSYELTPGQLLTIPRD, from the coding sequence ATGAATATGTATAACGCAATTAAACAATTAAGAAATAGCGTAGAGCGAATAGCGAATAGGTTAGCAGTCGGTCTTCTATCCACTATCCACTATCCACTATCCGCTATCCGCTGTTTGCTATTCGCTACTTCCTACTTCCTACTCGCTGTTTGCTATTCGTTACTCCCTACACCCTATACCCTACACCCTACTCCCTGCCTCTATGCTGATTTTGAACTGGTCGGCAGAGGTGTGGGGACTGCACGAGCTTTTGCACTAAATAATGCATTTACCGCAATCGCGGATGATACTAATGCGATATTTTATAATCCAGCAGGGTTAGTACAAAACCCAACCGGTAGGTTCAGTTGCGGCTATCGGAAATTGTTCTGGAACCTTACTGATGATAGTAATCTGACTGATGGCACGCTTGGTATCACGCATCCGTTAGATAAAAATTCAGCGTTAGGTATTGGCTGGTATAGTTTCAGTTTGCAGAATAGTTATTCTGAAAATGTCTGGGCAGTCTCATATGGAACAAATTTGACTCAATGGCTGGCATTGTTTTCTGAAAACAATCCGTTTTCAGTTGGCTTAACAGCTAAACTGTTATCTAAAAAATATGGAAACGATATTTATACCGCTACCGATTCGTTATTTTTAGAAAATAATTATTCAAAATTAGGTTTCAGTTGCGACCTCGGGCTGCTATACATTTTAGAAGATAACTATTCATTCGGCTTGGTAGTGATTGATATGAATCAACCTGATATGAATCTGAACGATAAAAAGATGAACATACCAGCAAAATATAAACTTGGTTTCGCATACAGAACCATCTTGCTAAATTTTACTACTGAAATAGTCAGCAAAAAAGGCGAGATTACCAGTAATACCGGGATAGAAAAATATCTGTTTGATAAACATTTAACTGCTCGTGTCGGTATTGGTGTAGGCAGCCGCGAATATCGGGCTGTTTCGGTTGGAGCAGGATACCAAACATCAATCGTTCAGATTGATTATGCATTTGTTTATCCGCTGGCAGGTATTACAGATACACTCGGTACGCATAGTATCTCAATATCATTACCATTCTGGTTCGCGACCGCAAAAGAAACCCAAAAAAAAATGGGGACGGAGGAAATGGGGACGGAGGAAATTAAGGTAGAACATAAAAAACTTACAACTTATACTGTTCAGGCAGGCGATACATTACCGCGGATTGCCGCAAAGCCCGAAATATATGGTAATCCGGTATTATGGCGTAAAATTTATGAAGCAAACAAGGATAAAATCAGTCCATCATATGAACTTACACCAGGTCAGCTGCTGACCATCCCGAGAGATTAA